One Serpentinicella alkaliphila DNA segment encodes these proteins:
- the nifK gene encoding nitrogenase molybdenum-iron protein subunit beta gives MLNHTPKEIYEKRGLVINPAKTCQPIGAMYAALGIHGCLPHSHGSQGCCSYHRMHLTRHFRDPIVASTSSFTEGSSVFGGLSNLKTAINNVFSIYKPEVIAINTTYLSETIGDDIGSIIQDAEIPEGKVVLHANTPSYVGSHITGFSNMVKAMVTYLAKSEKGISNGKVNIIPGFVNPGDMREIKRIAKLLEVPITMFPDTSGVVDSPMTGKYEMYPKGGAKVEEITDSGNSDLTIALGRFASEAGAFELEKKCKVKPSILKTPIGIEATDKLIMELVKATGVDVPYELEEERGQLVDIMTDTHYHYHGKRVAIFGDPDTVIALTEFVLGIGMKPIHVLTGTPGQSFEIEIKEMLEEAGVEGRVKSGGDLFEFHQWIKNEPVDLIIGNTYGKFISKAEDIPLVRIGFPVLDRSVHSYLPVVGYKGAMRVLEMISNALLDKVDIDSSDEDFELVL, from the coding sequence ATGTTAAATCATACCCCGAAGGAAATATATGAAAAAAGGGGCTTAGTAATAAATCCAGCTAAAACCTGTCAGCCTATAGGTGCTATGTATGCTGCACTAGGAATACATGGTTGTTTACCTCATAGCCACGGCTCTCAGGGTTGCTGTTCATATCATAGAATGCACCTAACAAGACATTTTAGAGATCCAATTGTGGCATCTACCAGTTCTTTTACTGAAGGCTCCTCTGTATTTGGAGGACTTTCTAACTTAAAAACAGCTATTAATAACGTGTTTTCAATATATAAGCCGGAAGTAATCGCTATTAATACTACCTATTTGTCTGAAACAATCGGAGATGATATTGGTTCAATTATACAAGATGCAGAAATACCTGAAGGTAAGGTTGTGTTACATGCTAATACTCCAAGTTATGTAGGTTCACATATAACTGGATTTTCAAATATGGTGAAGGCGATGGTAACGTATTTAGCTAAAAGTGAAAAAGGCATCAGCAATGGAAAGGTAAATATAATTCCTGGCTTTGTTAATCCAGGAGATATGAGAGAGATTAAAAGAATTGCAAAATTGTTAGAAGTTCCAATTACAATGTTTCCTGATACTTCTGGGGTGGTAGATTCCCCAATGACAGGAAAGTATGAGATGTACCCTAAGGGTGGTGCGAAGGTTGAGGAAATAACAGACTCAGGAAATTCAGATTTAACTATCGCTTTAGGTAGATTTGCTTCTGAAGCTGGAGCCTTCGAGTTAGAAAAGAAATGTAAGGTAAAACCAAGTATTTTAAAAACTCCAATTGGTATAGAGGCTACAGATAAACTTATTATGGAGCTTGTAAAGGCAACGGGTGTTGATGTTCCGTACGAGTTAGAAGAGGAGAGAGGTCAACTTGTAGATATTATGACTGATACTCACTACCACTACCACGGAAAGAGAGTTGCTATCTTTGGAGATCCAGATACTGTTATTGCCCTAACGGAGTTTGTGCTAGGAATAGGTATGAAGCCAATACATGTATTAACTGGAACTCCTGGTCAAAGCTTTGAAATAGAGATAAAAGAAATGCTTGAAGAGGCTGGGGTTGAAGGAAGAGTAAAAAGTGGTGGAGACTTATTTGAATTCCATCAATGGATTAAAAATGAGCCTGTAGACCTCATAATTGGTAACACCTACGGTAAATTTATCTCTAAGGCAGAAGATATTCCTCTAGTGAGAATAGGGTTTCCTGTTTTAGATAGAAGTGTTCATAGTTATCTTCCTGTAGTTGGATATAAAGGGGCCATGAGAGTTTTAGAGATGATTAGTAATGCCTTATTAGACAAGGTTGATATTGATTCCTCGGATGAGGATTTTGAATTAGTACTTTAG
- the nifH gene encoding nitrogenase iron protein, which translates to MRQIAIYGKGGIGKSTTTQNLTSALGEMGKKIMIVGCDPKADSTRLLLGGLCQQTVLDTLREEGEDVELDDILKPGFADIMCVESGGPEPGVGCAGRGIITSINLLESLGAYEADLDYVFYDVLGDVVCGGFAMPIREGKAQEIYIVASGELMALYAANNIAKGIQKYAKTGGTRLGGIICNSRKVDNELELLQAFANELGTQLIYFVPRDNLVQRAEINKKTVIDYDPTSGQADEYRNLARAIDQNKMFVVPKPMEQDRLEELMITHGILG; encoded by the coding sequence ATGAGACAAATAGCTATTTATGGTAAGGGTGGTATTGGAAAGTCAACAACTACACAAAATCTTACATCAGCTCTAGGGGAGATGGGAAAGAAAATTATGATAGTTGGTTGTGATCCAAAGGCGGATTCTACTAGATTACTTTTAGGGGGTCTGTGTCAACAGACAGTTTTAGATACTTTAAGAGAGGAAGGAGAAGATGTTGAATTAGATGATATCTTAAAACCTGGGTTTGCGGATATTATGTGTGTAGAGTCTGGTGGCCCTGAACCAGGGGTAGGTTGTGCAGGTAGAGGGATTATTACTTCAATCAACTTATTAGAAAGTTTAGGAGCATATGAAGCAGACCTTGATTATGTTTTTTATGATGTATTAGGAGACGTTGTATGTGGTGGGTTTGCGATGCCTATACGTGAAGGAAAGGCACAGGAAATATATATAGTTGCCAGTGGTGAGCTAATGGCCCTATATGCTGCAAACAATATAGCAAAAGGTATTCAAAAATATGCTAAAACTGGAGGAACAAGACTAGGGGGAATTATCTGCAATAGTCGTAAAGTAGATAACGAACTTGAATTACTTCAAGCCTTTGCTAATGAATTAGGTACTCAACTTATTTACTTTGTTCCTAGAGATAATTTAGTACAAAGAGCTGAGATAAATAAGAAAACTGTTATCGATTATGATCCTACATCAGGCCAAGCAGATGAGTATAGAAATTTAGCGAGAGCTATAGATCAAAACAAAATGTTCGTCGTTCCAAAACCTATGGAACAAGACAGATTAGAAGAGTTAATGATAACCCATGGAATATTAGGGTAA
- a CDS encoding NADH-dependent [FeFe] hydrogenase, group A6, with the protein MVMEMITLTIDNVKTEVPKNYTVLEAAKTVNIDIPTLCYLKGINEVGACRVCLVEVQGFKSLQTACVLPVQEGMVVRTNTQNLRQTRREVLELALASHNRDCLTCNRNTKCELQNLVEELDIKDVTFENRMTTSIIDDKSEAVVRDKSKCILCGRCVNVCRDVQKVGILDFTNRGIKTEVSTAFNKNLNETPCIYCGQCIVACPVGALTEKEDIDRVWAAIEDPEVHVVVQTAPAVRAALGEEFGLPIGTRVTGKMVAALKRLGFDKVFDTNYAADLTIMEEGHEFLNRLENNGTLPMITSCSPGWVRYCEYNYPDFLENLSTCKSPHQMMGAIVKSYYAEKNNIDPSKIFVVSIMPCTAKKAESNRPELQIHGLKDVDAVLTTRELAKMIKQSRLNFLKLEDENFDIDLGEYSGAGVIFGSTGGVMEAALRTLVDVLGTDVEKLEFTEVRGIEGIKEAEINLGGKDVKVAVAHGTGNASNLLEMIRSGKKEYHFIEIMGCSGGCVTGGGQPHISAQEKMDKDIRVLRAKALYEEDQLKLFRKSHENPLIKKLYEDYLDKPNSHKAHDLLHTHYSSREKYAIKGEVKI; encoded by the coding sequence ATGGTAATGGAAATGATAACATTGACAATTGATAATGTAAAAACAGAAGTGCCGAAGAATTACACAGTGTTAGAAGCCGCAAAAACTGTAAATATAGATATTCCAACTCTTTGCTATTTAAAGGGAATAAATGAGGTAGGGGCCTGTCGTGTCTGTCTAGTGGAAGTTCAGGGTTTTAAATCCCTTCAAACTGCTTGTGTTCTACCAGTTCAAGAGGGAATGGTTGTTAGAACAAATACACAAAACTTAAGACAAACTAGAAGAGAAGTATTGGAGTTAGCATTAGCTAGTCATAATAGAGATTGTCTAACTTGTAATAGAAATACAAAGTGTGAGCTGCAGAACTTAGTGGAAGAACTAGACATCAAAGATGTGACATTTGAAAATAGAATGACTACAAGTATTATAGATGATAAATCAGAAGCTGTTGTTAGGGATAAAAGCAAATGTATTTTATGTGGAAGATGTGTAAATGTTTGTAGGGATGTTCAAAAGGTAGGTATACTTGATTTTACAAATAGAGGGATTAAAACTGAGGTTTCAACTGCATTTAATAAAAATTTAAATGAAACCCCATGTATTTACTGTGGTCAATGTATTGTTGCCTGTCCAGTCGGTGCATTAACAGAAAAGGAAGATATAGATAGGGTTTGGGCAGCTATTGAAGATCCTGAGGTACACGTGGTAGTTCAAACGGCCCCGGCTGTTAGAGCAGCTTTAGGTGAGGAGTTTGGATTACCTATAGGAACTAGAGTAACAGGGAAAATGGTTGCTGCTTTAAAAAGACTTGGATTTGATAAAGTGTTTGATACTAATTATGCAGCGGATTTAACTATTATGGAAGAAGGCCATGAGTTTTTAAATAGGCTTGAAAACAATGGAACTCTTCCAATGATTACTTCCTGTTCTCCTGGGTGGGTAAGATATTGTGAGTATAACTATCCTGACTTTCTTGAAAATCTATCAACCTGTAAGTCTCCACACCAAATGATGGGTGCTATAGTTAAGTCATATTATGCAGAAAAAAACAATATAGATCCTAGTAAAATATTTGTAGTATCTATTATGCCATGTACTGCTAAGAAGGCAGAATCTAATAGACCTGAGCTTCAAATTCATGGTTTAAAAGATGTAGATGCAGTTTTAACTACTAGAGAGCTTGCAAAAATGATTAAACAGTCCAGATTAAACTTCTTAAAATTAGAGGATGAGAATTTCGACATAGATTTAGGTGAATATAGTGGGGCTGGAGTAATTTTTGGTTCTACTGGTGGGGTAATGGAGGCTGCCTTAAGAACTTTAGTAGATGTACTAGGTACAGATGTTGAGAAATTAGAGTTTACAGAGGTTAGAGGTATAGAGGGTATCAAGGAAGCAGAGATAAATCTAGGTGGTAAAGATGTAAAAGTAGCAGTTGCTCATGGTACTGGTAATGCATCAAATCTGTTAGAAATGATTCGTTCAGGAAAAAAAGAATACCATTTTATTGAGATAATGGGATGTAGCGGTGGCTGTGTTACTGGCGGTGGTCAACCACATATAAGCGCTCAGGAAAAAATGGATAAGGATATAAGGGTGCTAAGAGCAAAGGCCTTATATGAGGAAGATCAGTTAAAACTATTCAGAAAATCCCATGAAAACCCTTTAATAAAAAAACTGTACGAGGATTATTTAGATAAGCCGAATAGTCATAAGGCCCATGATCTATTACATACTCATTATAGTTCAAGGGAAAAGTATGCTATTAAGGGAGAAGTAAAAATTTAG
- the nifV gene encoding homocitrate synthase: MQKTKLLDTTLRDGEQTAGVVFSKGEKIYIAQMLNEVGIEQIEVGIPAMGNEEKDTIKEIVKKNLSASLIGWNRGKIEDIQHSIDCGLNAVAISIPTSDIHIKHKLKSNREKVIHMMITVLEYSKKEGLYVSINAEDASRTDDLFLLEFFKVAEQLGANRVRISDTLGILNPIDTFNKVKYFKENLNIEVEVHAHNDLGMATANAIAGAMAGADYLSVTVNGLGERAGNAALEEVIMALKYSVGVDTDYDMRRCKELCEYVAMASNRYIPDWKAITGEKIFWHESGIHVDGILKNPLTYEFMNFEDLGLKRGIILGKHTGTSAIKYKLQELTNEVVDDISLRKVLELLKSKAIFLKRALSDEELLDIYQKL, from the coding sequence ATGCAAAAAACTAAGCTACTGGATACTACTTTAAGAGATGGAGAGCAAACTGCAGGTGTGGTATTTTCAAAGGGAGAAAAGATTTACATTGCACAGATGTTAAATGAAGTAGGAATTGAACAAATTGAAGTTGGAATACCTGCGATGGGCAATGAAGAGAAAGATACAATTAAGGAAATAGTTAAGAAGAATTTATCAGCTAGCTTAATTGGTTGGAATAGAGGGAAAATTGAAGATATTCAGCATTCTATTGATTGTGGTCTGAATGCAGTGGCTATTTCAATCCCAACCTCAGATATACACATTAAGCACAAACTAAAGTCAAATAGAGAAAAAGTAATCCATATGATGATAACTGTTTTAGAGTACTCAAAAAAAGAGGGCTTGTATGTTTCTATAAATGCAGAAGATGCCTCTAGGACAGATGATTTGTTTCTATTAGAATTTTTTAAAGTAGCGGAACAATTAGGTGCGAATAGGGTAAGGATAAGTGATACATTAGGGATACTAAACCCGATAGATACTTTTAATAAAGTTAAATACTTCAAAGAAAATTTAAATATAGAAGTAGAGGTACATGCACATAACGATCTTGGAATGGCTACAGCTAATGCTATAGCAGGGGCCATGGCAGGGGCAGATTATTTAAGTGTAACTGTTAATGGTCTAGGAGAAAGGGCTGGAAATGCAGCTTTGGAAGAAGTTATTATGGCTTTGAAATACTCAGTAGGTGTTGATACGGATTATGATATGAGAAGATGTAAGGAGTTATGCGAATATGTTGCAATGGCAAGTAATAGATATATTCCAGATTGGAAAGCTATTACTGGAGAAAAAATATTTTGGCATGAGTCAGGTATACATGTGGATGGGATATTAAAAAATCCACTCACCTATGAGTTTATGAATTTTGAAGATTTAGGTTTAAAGAGAGGGATAATACTGGGAAAGCACACAGGAACTTCAGCAATAAAATATAAATTACAAGAGTTAACGAATGAAGTAGTAGATGATATTAGTTTGAGAAAAGTCCTAGAATTATTAAAAAGCAAGGCTATTTTTCTAAAACGAGCATTAAGTGATGAAGAATTATTAGATATTTATCAAAAATTATAA
- a CDS encoding P-II family nitrogen regulator, whose translation MKEIMAIIRMNMVNRTKEAIAKEGYPGITCRRVFGRGKKKLEDTLTEEILQGEVEVCHILGETLSENHRLLPKRLITLMVKDADVSRIVETIIDVNQTGNFGDGKIFVLPLDEVIRIRTGELGEEAI comes from the coding sequence ATGAAGGAAATTATGGCAATTATTAGGATGAACATGGTAAATAGAACTAAAGAGGCTATTGCAAAAGAAGGTTATCCTGGCATTACCTGTCGCAGGGTATTTGGTCGTGGCAAGAAAAAACTAGAAGATACCTTAACTGAGGAGATCCTACAGGGTGAAGTGGAGGTTTGTCATATTCTAGGTGAAACATTATCTGAAAACCATAGGTTATTACCTAAACGGCTAATAACCTTAATGGTTAAGGATGCGGATGTAAGTAGAATTGTTGAAACAATTATAGACGTAAATCAAACTGGAAACTTTGGTGATGGAAAAATATTTGTACTTCCTTTGGATGAGGTTATAAGAATTAGAACAGGGGAATTAGGAGAGGAAGCTATATAG
- the nifD gene encoding nitrogenase molybdenum-iron protein alpha chain, translated as MSCKKCLDKVIDTYPSKVKKNRQKHMLIKQSDETQEIQANTRTIPGIITNRGCAFAGCKGVVIGPLRDMVHIVHGPVGCSYYAWGTRRNKAKTKGDEKNFINYCFTTDMQESDIVFGGEKKLKEAIREAVELFNPAAITISATCPVGLIGDDIKSVAAEAEKEYGIQVLAFDCEGYKGVSQSAGHHIANNILMRDVIGKVEKSEKEIPKYSVNILGEYNIGGDGWEISRILNKIGYEIVSIMTGDGTYEELKNTHNANLNVVQCHRSINYISEMLETKYGTPWLKVNFIGVNETIKTLRNMAEYFGDQELIDRTEEVIAEELSEIEETFEMFKKMCEGKTAFLYVGGSRAHHYQGLLKEIGIDTVMAGYEFGHRDDYEGRDVIPYIKLDADTRNIPDLHVEKDEKQYRLYLSPERLQKLKEKMPLGQYAGLIKEMKDGTMVIDDLNHHETEALLKAVKPDVFCSGIKDKFISQKMGIFSKQLHSYDYSGPYAGFKGAVIFAKDISAGINTPTWSYITPPWKKEPIIEGKINEEVNVLC; from the coding sequence ATGAGTTGTAAAAAATGTCTAGATAAAGTCATTGATACCTACCCTAGTAAGGTTAAAAAGAATAGACAGAAACATATGCTAATAAAGCAATCGGATGAAACCCAAGAAATACAAGCTAATACTAGAACCATTCCTGGAATTATTACAAATAGAGGGTGTGCGTTTGCAGGATGTAAAGGTGTAGTTATTGGTCCACTTAGAGATATGGTACACATAGTTCATGGACCTGTTGGATGCTCCTATTATGCATGGGGAACGAGAAGAAATAAAGCTAAAACAAAAGGTGATGAGAAAAACTTTATAAATTACTGCTTCACAACGGATATGCAAGAAAGTGATATCGTATTTGGTGGAGAGAAGAAGCTAAAGGAAGCAATTCGCGAGGCTGTAGAACTTTTCAATCCTGCGGCAATCACAATATCAGCTACCTGTCCAGTAGGTCTTATTGGAGATGATATTAAATCCGTTGCAGCGGAAGCAGAAAAGGAGTATGGAATACAGGTGCTAGCCTTTGACTGTGAAGGGTATAAAGGGGTAAGTCAATCCGCAGGACACCATATTGCAAATAATATTTTAATGAGAGATGTAATCGGTAAGGTAGAAAAATCAGAAAAAGAGATTCCTAAATACTCTGTAAATATATTAGGTGAGTACAATATCGGTGGAGATGGTTGGGAAATCTCTAGAATATTAAACAAAATAGGCTATGAAATTGTATCTATTATGACGGGTGATGGAACCTATGAAGAATTAAAAAATACACATAATGCCAATTTAAATGTTGTTCAATGTCATAGATCTATAAACTATATTTCAGAAATGCTAGAAACTAAATATGGTACTCCTTGGCTTAAGGTTAACTTTATCGGTGTAAATGAAACTATTAAAACTTTAAGAAACATGGCAGAGTATTTTGGTGATCAGGAGCTTATTGATAGAACTGAGGAAGTTATTGCAGAGGAGTTAAGTGAAATAGAGGAAACATTTGAAATGTTTAAAAAGATGTGTGAAGGAAAAACCGCATTTTTATATGTTGGAGGTTCAAGAGCCCATCATTATCAAGGGTTATTAAAAGAAATCGGAATCGATACTGTTATGGCAGGATATGAATTCGGACATAGAGATGACTATGAGGGAAGAGATGTCATTCCATACATTAAATTAGATGCAGATACAAGAAATATTCCTGATTTACATGTAGAGAAGGATGAGAAGCAATATAGACTATATCTTTCACCTGAAAGATTGCAAAAGTTAAAGGAAAAAATGCCTTTAGGTCAATATGCGGGTTTAATAAAGGAAATGAAGGATGGAACTATGGTTATTGATGATTTAAACCATCATGAAACAGAAGCATTACTAAAGGCAGTAAAACCAGATGTATTTTGTTCAGGTATAAAGGATAAATTTATTTCTCAAAAAATGGGGATTTTCTCTAAACAGTTGCATAGCTATGACTATAGTGGGCCATATGCAGGATTTAAAGGGGCAGTAATATTCGCTAAAGACATTTCTGCAGGAATTAACACTCCAACATGGAGTTATATAACCCCACCATGGAAAAAAGAACCGATTATAGAAGGGAAAATAAATGAGGAGGTGAACGTACTATGTTAA
- a CDS encoding P-II family nitrogen regulator, protein MKMIRAIVRPEKTVEILKELNDGGFPAVTKIDVVGRGKQRGIKVGDVYYDEIPKELLMLVVEDLYKDDVIDIIKRVGKTGQKGAFGDGKIFVTEVLEAYTVSSGDKKL, encoded by the coding sequence ATGAAAATGATTAGAGCGATTGTTAGACCTGAAAAAACAGTTGAAATTCTCAAAGAGTTAAATGATGGAGGATTTCCTGCTGTCACTAAAATAGATGTAGTTGGACGTGGAAAGCAAAGAGGAATAAAAGTTGGGGATGTCTACTACGATGAAATCCCAAAGGAGCTATTAATGCTAGTAGTTGAAGATTTATATAAGGATGATGTTATAGATATTATAAAACGAGTTGGTAAAACTGGTCAAAAGGGTGCTTTTGGAGATGGGAAGATATTTGTGACAGAGGTACTAGAAGCTTATACCGTAAGTAGTGGAGACAAGAAGCTATAA
- the nifE gene encoding nitrogenase iron-molybdenum cofactor biosynthesis protein NifE: MNRGCCLETLDERKEFILEKNSSDKNKIIDCEKNSIAGSISQRACVYCGARVVLNPITDAYHIVHGPIGCAVYTWDIRGSLSSREEVYRNSFSTDLREEDIIFGGEKKLAAAIDEIAAKHSPKLIFVYATCVVGVIGDDLEAVCKEAERKHNIKVVPVQSSGFAGNKKDGYKAACHALLLGPKVEKKKGINFLGDFNLAGEMWIVTSYLKQLGIEVNAKITGDSTFEEIKNAAKSELNIVQCAGSMTYLAKQMEKEYGIPFIDVSFYGIEDTVTSFEKVIEALGDKYNEEFLDLIKKEALETEKSLMTYKELLKDKKAAIYVGGGFKAISLIKQFNELGMKTVMVGTQTGKRNEYETIKSLVDEGTVILDDSNPSELEKFMKEKGADILVGGVKERPLAYKLGIAFCDHNHERKHPLNCFEGSINFAQEVHTSVNSPVWKSIRKELRDVHED, translated from the coding sequence ATGAATAGAGGATGTTGTCTAGAAACGTTAGATGAAAGAAAAGAATTTATATTAGAAAAAAATAGCTCTGATAAAAACAAAATAATAGACTGCGAAAAAAATAGCATTGCTGGATCAATTAGTCAAAGAGCCTGTGTATACTGTGGTGCTAGGGTAGTTTTAAACCCGATAACCGATGCTTACCACATTGTACATGGTCCAATTGGATGTGCAGTCTATACTTGGGATATAAGAGGAAGTTTAAGTAGTAGAGAAGAGGTTTATAGAAATAGTTTTTCAACTGACCTGAGGGAAGAAGATATTATTTTTGGTGGAGAGAAAAAGCTGGCTGCCGCTATAGATGAAATAGCTGCTAAGCATAGTCCAAAGCTAATATTTGTATATGCTACCTGTGTTGTAGGGGTAATAGGGGATGATTTGGAAGCTGTGTGCAAAGAGGCAGAAAGAAAGCATAATATAAAGGTTGTACCTGTTCAGTCCTCAGGCTTTGCTGGGAATAAGAAAGATGGATATAAGGCGGCCTGTCATGCCTTACTACTGGGTCCTAAGGTAGAAAAGAAGAAAGGTATTAACTTTTTAGGTGATTTTAATTTAGCAGGGGAAATGTGGATTGTTACAAGTTATTTAAAACAATTAGGTATCGAGGTAAATGCGAAAATAACAGGGGATTCAACCTTTGAGGAAATCAAAAACGCTGCTAAATCTGAACTAAATATAGTTCAATGTGCTGGATCAATGACGTATCTTGCTAAGCAAATGGAGAAGGAATATGGAATTCCTTTTATAGATGTAAGCTTTTATGGTATTGAGGATACGGTAACATCCTTTGAAAAAGTAATCGAGGCCTTAGGGGATAAATATAATGAGGAATTTTTGGATCTTATTAAAAAAGAGGCTTTAGAGACAGAAAAATCCTTAATGACATATAAGGAGTTACTAAAGGATAAGAAGGCTGCTATATATGTGGGTGGAGGGTTTAAAGCAATTTCTTTAATAAAGCAATTTAATGAGCTTGGTATGAAAACTGTTATGGTAGGAACCCAAACTGGAAAGCGAAATGAGTATGAAACAATTAAATCTCTAGTGGATGAAGGGACTGTTATTTTAGATGATAGTAACCCTAGTGAATTAGAGAAGTTTATGAAAGAAAAGGGCGCAGATATATTGGTAGGGGGAGTAAAGGAAAGACCTCTAGCATATAAGCTTGGAATTGCTTTTTGTGATCATAATCATGAGAGAAAGCATCCATTAAATTGTTTTGAAGGATCTATAAATTTTGCTCAAGAGGTTCATACATCCGTTAATAGCCCCGTATGGAAATCAATTAGAAAAGAATTGAGGGATGTACATGAAGACTAG